In Streptomyces sp. NBC_00704, a genomic segment contains:
- a CDS encoding DUF4360 domain-containing protein — protein sequence MASGLLLGGAVAALVTAAMPAHNPSSGFVDPPPDKIVINVATVNGSGCRPGTAAVAVSEDNTAFTVTYSEYLAQVGGNSDPTAFRKNCQLSLIVHVPSGFTYAIASADYRGFASLQAGSNGVQRASYYFQGSSQTVFKNHTFNGALNDNWQATDTTDWANLVYAPCGVQRNFNINTELRVNAGSSSASKVSFMTMDSTDGDISTVYHMAWKECPGK from the coding sequence ATGGCTAGTGGGCTGCTCCTGGGCGGCGCTGTCGCCGCTCTCGTCACCGCGGCGATGCCCGCGCACAACCCGTCCTCGGGGTTCGTCGACCCGCCCCCGGACAAGATCGTCATCAACGTGGCCACGGTGAACGGCTCGGGCTGCCGCCCGGGCACGGCGGCGGTCGCCGTCTCCGAGGACAACACCGCCTTCACCGTGACCTACAGCGAGTACCTCGCGCAGGTCGGCGGCAACTCCGACCCGACCGCATTCCGCAAGAACTGCCAGCTGAGCCTGATCGTGCACGTCCCCTCGGGCTTCACCTACGCCATCGCCAGCGCGGACTACCGCGGCTTCGCCTCGCTCCAGGCCGGGTCCAACGGCGTGCAGCGGGCCTCCTACTACTTCCAGGGCTCGTCGCAGACGGTGTTCAAGAACCACACCTTCAACGGCGCGCTCAACGACAACTGGCAGGCGACGGACACCACGGACTGGGCGAACCTCGTCTACGCGCCCTGCGGGGTCCAGCGCAACTTCAACATCAACACCGAACTGCGCGTCAACGCGGGCTCGTCGTCCGCGTCCAAGGTCAGCTTCATGACGATGGACTCGACGGACGGCGACATCAGCACCGTCTACCACATGGCCTGGAAGGAGTGCCCGGGCAAGTAG
- a CDS encoding RrF2 family transcriptional regulator produces MRISARADYAVRAVLELAVRQDGGDPVKAESIAAEQDIPHKFLEGILGDLRRGGIVDSRRGGGGGYRLARDPAAITVADVIRAVDGPIVSVRGERPTGLTYTGSAQPLLPLWIALRANVRRILEGVTIADIAADALPVPVKELAEEPAAWENP; encoded by the coding sequence ATGAGGATCTCGGCGAGGGCGGACTACGCGGTGCGGGCGGTGCTGGAACTCGCCGTGCGGCAGGACGGCGGCGACCCCGTGAAGGCGGAGTCGATCGCCGCCGAGCAGGACATCCCGCACAAGTTCCTGGAGGGCATCCTGGGCGATCTGCGGCGCGGCGGGATCGTCGACAGCCGGCGCGGCGGCGGGGGCGGCTACCGGCTGGCCCGCGACCCCGCGGCGATCACGGTCGCGGATGTCATCCGGGCGGTGGACGGCCCGATCGTCTCGGTGCGCGGCGAACGCCCGACGGGCCTGACGTACACGGGCTCGGCGCAACCCCTGCTGCCGCTGTGGATCGCGCTGCGGGCCAACGTGCGCCGCATCCTGGAGGGCGTCACGATCGCGGACATCGCGGCGGACGCGCTGCCGGTCCCGGTGAAGGAGCTGGCGGAGGAGCCCGCGGCCTGGGAGAACCCGTGA
- the arfA gene encoding arabinosylfuranosidase ArfA — MSTARFTLDPSFTTGEVNPRLFGSFVEHLGRCVYTGVFEPGHPAADADGLRTDVLDLVRELGVTAVRYPGGNFVSGYRWEDSVGPVAERPHRLDLAWHSTETNRFGLSEFIGFLRKLGPQAEPMMAVNLGTRGVAEALALQEYANHAGGTALSDLRVSHGDEDPFGIRLWCLGNEMDGPWQTGHKTAQEYGRLAAETARAMRQLDPGVELVVCGSSSQSMPTFAEWEATVLQETYDLVDHISLHAYYWPEDGDVDSFLASAVDMESFIENVVATADHVGARLKSKKRISLSFDEWNVWYLPEWEEHAKGIDRADWPQAPRLLEDSYSVTDAVVFGSLIIALLRHADRVAVACLAQLVNVIAPIMTEPGGPAWRQTTFFPFAQAARHGRGRVLDVRVDSPTYRTRKYGDADLLHATAVRAEDGSVTVFAVNRGRTEALPLEVRLNGLGLTSVVEHSVLADADPDARNTLADPERVAPHAAEGTTLADGTLTATLEPLSWNVIRLA; from the coding sequence ATGAGCACCGCTCGTTTCACCCTCGACCCCTCCTTCACCACGGGCGAGGTGAACCCCCGTCTCTTCGGCTCCTTCGTCGAACACCTCGGCCGCTGCGTCTACACGGGGGTCTTCGAGCCCGGCCACCCGGCGGCCGACGCCGACGGCCTGCGCACGGACGTCCTGGACCTCGTCCGGGAACTCGGCGTCACGGCCGTGCGCTACCCGGGCGGCAACTTCGTGTCCGGCTACCGGTGGGAGGACTCGGTCGGTCCCGTGGCCGAGCGGCCCCACCGCCTCGACCTGGCCTGGCACTCCACGGAGACGAACCGCTTCGGCCTCTCCGAGTTCATCGGCTTCCTCAGGAAGCTGGGCCCGCAGGCCGAGCCCATGATGGCCGTCAACCTCGGCACGCGCGGCGTCGCCGAGGCCCTCGCGCTCCAGGAGTACGCCAACCACGCCGGGGGCACCGCCCTGTCCGACCTCCGCGTGAGCCACGGCGACGAGGACCCCTTCGGCATCCGGCTGTGGTGCCTGGGCAACGAGATGGACGGCCCCTGGCAGACCGGCCACAAGACGGCGCAGGAGTACGGCCGGCTCGCCGCCGAGACCGCGCGGGCCATGCGTCAGCTCGACCCCGGTGTGGAACTCGTCGTCTGCGGTTCCTCCAGCCAGTCCATGCCGACGTTCGCCGAGTGGGAGGCGACGGTCCTCCAGGAGACGTACGACCTCGTCGACCACATCTCGCTGCACGCCTACTACTGGCCCGAGGACGGCGACGTCGACTCCTTCCTCGCCTCCGCCGTCGACATGGAGTCCTTCATCGAGAACGTGGTGGCGACCGCCGACCACGTCGGCGCGCGGCTGAAGTCGAAGAAGCGGATCAGCCTCTCCTTCGACGAGTGGAACGTCTGGTACCTGCCCGAGTGGGAGGAGCACGCCAAGGGCATCGACCGCGCCGACTGGCCGCAGGCCCCGCGGCTGCTGGAGGACTCCTACAGCGTCACCGACGCCGTCGTCTTCGGCTCCCTGATCATCGCGCTGCTGCGGCACGCCGACCGGGTCGCCGTGGCCTGCCTGGCCCAGCTCGTCAACGTCATCGCGCCGATCATGACCGAGCCCGGCGGCCCGGCCTGGCGGCAGACGACGTTCTTCCCGTTCGCCCAGGCCGCCCGCCACGGACGCGGCCGGGTCCTCGACGTCCGGGTGGACTCGCCGACCTACCGGACCCGCAAGTACGGCGACGCCGACCTGCTGCACGCGACCGCGGTCCGCGCCGAGGACGGGTCGGTCACCGTCTTCGCCGTCAACCGCGGCCGCACCGAGGCGCTTCCGCTGGAGGTCCGACTCAACGGCCTCGGCCTGACCTCGGTGGTGGAGCACAGCGTGCTCGCGGACGCCGACCCGGACGCCCGCAACACCCTCGCCGACCCCGAGCGGGTCGCCCCGCACGCGGCCGAGGGCACGACGCTGGCGGACGGCACGCTGACGGCGACGCTGGAGCCCCTGTCCTGGAACGTGATCCGGCTGGCCTAG
- a CDS encoding toxin-antitoxin system, toxin component family protein, with protein MDSAGARGRAARIVSALRRTRTGPAMRELTGDLSAALRARPRRPCGVREVCRALCEEMSARRGGRPVEVRFERFPDEIEVTGLWVEFQEFDLVIVEERAEAVQQLVILGHELWHLHAGHRHHHHGIGTVAAGVLADRSGWDSIALTVAARNGSRADDEAEADDFGHRLAARFRRYLPDAAGSGPLGPGPSAAGPGAETSAVQRTLGYRGRRGAAR; from the coding sequence ATGGACAGCGCGGGCGCGCGCGGAAGGGCGGCACGGATCGTCTCCGCGCTGCGGCGCACGCGGACCGGCCCGGCCATGCGCGAGCTGACCGGCGATCTCTCCGCCGCGCTGCGGGCGCGTCCCCGCCGGCCCTGCGGGGTGCGGGAGGTGTGCCGGGCGCTGTGCGAGGAGATGTCCGCACGGCGCGGCGGCCGGCCCGTCGAGGTGCGGTTCGAGCGGTTCCCCGACGAGATCGAGGTCACCGGCCTGTGGGTCGAGTTCCAGGAGTTCGACCTGGTGATCGTGGAGGAACGGGCCGAGGCTGTCCAGCAGTTGGTCATCCTCGGCCATGAGCTGTGGCACCTGCACGCCGGGCACCGCCACCACCATCACGGCATCGGCACGGTGGCCGCGGGCGTGCTCGCCGACCGCTCCGGCTGGGACTCCATCGCGCTGACCGTCGCCGCCCGCAACGGCTCCCGCGCGGACGACGAGGCCGAGGCCGACGACTTCGGCCACCGACTCGCGGCCCGCTTCCGACGCTATCTGCCCGACGCCGCCGGCTCCGGGCCCCTGGGCCCGGGACCGTCCGCCGCCGGACCGGGCGCGGAGACGTCCGCCGTCCAGCGCACCCTCGGCTACCGGGGACGCCGGGGCGCCGCGCGGTGA
- a CDS encoding MAB_1171c family putative transporter has product MNHGLYISFWLPTAVLGAALAIKLPSILKLWRDPLLRAVGGLLVFACAVFVFAAPKTIAWTNRVTGVPNIAAPWVYSLLTALSASWLLLIIAWRNGRTERSAQTRRATRWVVSVYAGVVVALWVLFALADVPVERIRDLDTYYANTPYMREEILLYLLAHTVACSVTARLVWNWSRTEGLDAWLRWGLRFLGAGYVTNLVFSAAKLSAVAARWTGHDLDWLNTGIAPSAACIAATLVAIGFIVPHAGQYLQERWRVRRRHRSLKPLSRLVRTVTGAREPFDLRATPELRLIRRETFIRDALLQLARHLDDDLRARSYDAAVALGFERGRAQALAAGVALLDAVEARERSRREPGAPQPGTSQPGTSGPGMPAAPNSPRTEARTASVNPPRTEARTASAAVSPAAVSPAGVSPAAVSEAAVSPAAGSPTASAAPSSSGPDTTYLLREIQAVSRVLRHPLDLQAVRAHVAAPAESMSTHE; this is encoded by the coding sequence GTGAACCACGGGCTCTACATCTCCTTCTGGCTGCCCACCGCCGTCCTCGGCGCGGCCCTCGCCATCAAGCTGCCCAGCATCCTCAAACTCTGGCGGGACCCGCTGCTGCGCGCCGTCGGCGGTCTGCTGGTGTTCGCCTGCGCCGTGTTCGTCTTCGCCGCCCCGAAGACGATCGCCTGGACCAACCGGGTCACCGGCGTGCCCAACATCGCCGCGCCCTGGGTGTACTCCCTGCTCACCGCGCTGTCCGCGTCCTGGCTGCTGCTGATCATCGCCTGGCGCAACGGCCGCACCGAGCGGTCGGCCCAGACCCGGCGCGCCACGCGCTGGGTGGTGTCCGTCTACGCGGGGGTGGTGGTCGCCCTGTGGGTGCTCTTCGCGCTGGCCGACGTGCCCGTGGAACGGATCCGGGACCTCGACACGTACTACGCCAACACGCCGTACATGCGCGAGGAGATCCTGCTCTACCTGCTCGCGCACACGGTGGCCTGCTCGGTGACCGCCCGCCTGGTGTGGAACTGGAGCCGCACCGAGGGCCTCGACGCGTGGCTGCGCTGGGGGCTGCGCTTCCTGGGGGCCGGCTATGTGACCAACCTGGTGTTCAGCGCGGCCAAGCTGTCGGCCGTCGCGGCCCGTTGGACCGGGCACGACCTGGACTGGCTGAACACCGGCATCGCGCCCTCGGCGGCCTGCATCGCCGCCACGCTGGTCGCGATCGGCTTCATCGTGCCGCACGCCGGCCAGTACCTCCAGGAGCGCTGGCGGGTCCGCCGCAGACACCGGAGCCTGAAGCCGCTGTCCCGGCTCGTGCGGACCGTCACCGGCGCACGCGAGCCGTTCGACCTGCGCGCCACCCCCGAACTGCGGCTGATCCGCCGCGAGACGTTCATCCGCGACGCGCTGCTGCAACTGGCCCGTCATCTGGACGACGACCTGCGCGCCCGGTCCTACGACGCCGCCGTCGCCCTCGGCTTCGAACGCGGCCGCGCGCAGGCCCTCGCGGCGGGCGTCGCGCTGCTGGACGCCGTGGAGGCGAGGGAGCGGTCCCGGCGCGAGCCGGGGGCTCCGCAGCCGGGCACGTCCCAGCCGGGAACCTCGGGGCCGGGGATGCCCGCGGCCCCGAACTCGCCGCGCACCGAAGCCCGGACGGCGTCCGTGAACCCGCCGCGCACCGAAGCGCGCACAGCGTCCGCCGCCGTCTCCCCCGCTGCCGTCTCCCCCGCCGGCGTCTCCCCGGCTGCCGTCTCGGAGGCCGCCGTCTCCCCGGCCGCCGGTTCCCCCACGGCTTCCGCGGCGCCGTCCTCCTCCGGTCCGGACACCACCTACCTCCTGCGGGAGATCCAGGCCGTGTCCCGTGTCCTTCGCCACCCCCTCGACCTCCAGGCGGTCCGCGCCCACGTGGCCGCCCCGGCAGAGAGCATGTCCACGCATGAGTGA
- a CDS encoding NAD(P)/FAD-dependent oxidoreductase, whose translation MSEPSNPARTAVVLGGSHAGMLAARALSGFADRVVVIERDVLPDGPAPRRGLPQARHAHMLWSGGVRAVEELLPGVTDALLDAGARRSPVTTDMVVLGPRGWFRRWPESHHVILAGRDLLDATVRDLVLADERVEVLTGTEATGLVGDAGAVTGVRVRTAGGTEDREDRDDPQGRERIVSAALVVDATGRGSRAAGWLQDLGLPAVERREVDSGLAYASRLYLAPERARSGYPIVNVQPDPRDGRPGRAGFLLPIEDGRWIVTLNGTRGGEPSADNEDFERFAREELRHPVIGELLERAEPLSDVSFTRATVNRRSHYERMAAWPENFAVLGDALAAYNPLYGHGLAVAAQSAVALRDAVRRHGWGSAGLSRRVQRAVARPAGAAWDLAVGQDVFYPGATENGPTLRDRVLAAYVGRLMLTATGSGRIARRVTDVTSLERGPQVLLTPTVLLAATAGPLKRPLPGPPLTPSERERAGLR comes from the coding sequence ATGAGTGAGCCGTCCAACCCCGCCAGAACCGCCGTAGTGCTGGGGGGATCCCACGCGGGCATGCTCGCCGCGCGCGCCCTGAGCGGCTTCGCCGACCGGGTCGTCGTGATCGAGCGGGACGTCCTGCCCGACGGACCCGCCCCCCGCAGGGGACTGCCGCAGGCCCGCCACGCCCACATGCTGTGGTCGGGCGGGGTGCGGGCGGTGGAGGAGCTGCTGCCGGGGGTCACCGACGCCCTGCTGGACGCCGGCGCGCGCCGGTCGCCGGTCACGACGGACATGGTCGTCCTGGGCCCACGAGGCTGGTTCCGCCGCTGGCCCGAGTCCCACCACGTGATCCTTGCCGGACGCGATCTGCTCGACGCGACCGTCCGCGACCTCGTCCTCGCCGACGAGCGCGTCGAGGTGCTCACGGGGACCGAGGCGACGGGCCTGGTCGGCGACGCGGGAGCCGTCACGGGAGTGCGGGTGCGCACGGCGGGCGGAACAGAGGACCGGGAGGACCGCGACGACCCGCAGGGCCGGGAGCGGATCGTTTCCGCAGCTCTGGTCGTCGACGCGACCGGGCGGGGTTCGCGGGCGGCGGGATGGCTCCAGGACCTCGGCCTGCCCGCCGTGGAGCGGCGCGAGGTGGACTCCGGGCTGGCCTACGCGAGCCGGCTCTACCTGGCCCCCGAGCGGGCCCGGTCCGGGTATCCGATCGTCAACGTGCAGCCGGACCCACGGGACGGCCGTCCGGGCCGGGCGGGGTTCCTGCTGCCCATCGAGGACGGCCGCTGGATCGTGACCCTCAACGGCACCCGCGGCGGCGAACCGAGCGCCGACAACGAGGACTTCGAGCGCTTCGCCCGCGAGGAGCTGCGCCACCCGGTCATCGGCGAGCTGCTGGAGCGGGCCGAGCCGCTCTCCGACGTGTCCTTCACCCGGGCCACCGTCAACCGCCGCAGCCACTACGAGCGGATGGCGGCCTGGCCGGAGAACTTCGCCGTCCTCGGGGACGCGCTGGCCGCCTACAACCCGCTTTACGGCCACGGCCTCGCGGTCGCCGCCCAGAGCGCGGTCGCACTGCGGGACGCCGTCCGGCGGCACGGCTGGGGCTCGGCGGGACTGTCCCGTCGCGTCCAGCGGGCGGTGGCCCGCCCGGCGGGCGCCGCCTGGGACCTCGCGGTCGGCCAGGACGTGTTCTACCCGGGCGCGACGGAGAACGGCCCCACGCTCCGCGACCGGGTGCTGGCCGCGTACGTGGGGCGCCTGATGCTCACGGCCACCGGCAGCGGCCGGATCGCCCGGCGGGTGACCGACGTGACGTCGCTGGAGCGGGGCCCGCAGGTCCTGCTGACCCCGACGGTCCTGCTGGCCGCCACCGCCGGCCCCCTCAAACGCCCCCTGCCCGGCCCGCCCCTGACCCCCTCGGAACGCGAACGAGCGGGCCTGCGCTAG
- a CDS encoding SMP-30/gluconolactonase/LRE family protein, with translation MTTSYEVAVRAEATLGEGPTWDPATGRLLWIDILGSRLHSYDPVTGGRTVRVTDQHVGAAKPRAGGGLVLNLRDGVGLLDPDGAFRWLRHEPVPGRRANDAAVAPDGSLWAGTMRYDEAPGGGTLSRLTGDGSAELVLDDVAVSNGTGWSPDGTLMYYIDSPTRRVDVFDCSADGRVSGRRPLVSVEDGAGFPDGLTVDADGCVWVALWDGGAVRRYTPEGELDRVIALPTPRVTACAFGGADLTDLYVTTARVGLTAPHPVAGSLLVIPNAGKGLPQPAFTG, from the coding sequence ATGACGACGTCGTACGAGGTGGCCGTGCGGGCCGAGGCGACTCTCGGCGAGGGCCCGACCTGGGACCCGGCCACCGGCCGGCTGCTCTGGATCGACATCCTCGGCTCCCGTCTGCACTCCTACGACCCCGTCACCGGCGGTCGCACGGTCCGGGTGACGGATCAGCACGTGGGCGCGGCCAAGCCCCGGGCGGGCGGCGGGCTCGTCCTCAACCTCCGGGACGGGGTGGGCCTGCTCGATCCCGACGGCGCCTTCCGCTGGCTGCGGCACGAGCCGGTGCCCGGCCGTCGCGCCAACGACGCCGCGGTCGCGCCCGACGGCTCCCTCTGGGCCGGCACGATGCGCTACGACGAGGCGCCCGGCGGCGGCACGCTGTCCCGGCTCACCGGCGACGGCTCGGCCGAGCTGGTCCTCGACGACGTGGCGGTGAGCAACGGCACCGGCTGGAGCCCGGACGGCACGCTGATGTACTACATCGACTCGCCGACGCGCCGCGTCGACGTCTTCGACTGCTCGGCGGACGGGAGGGTGAGCGGCCGTCGCCCCCTCGTCTCCGTCGAGGACGGCGCGGGCTTCCCCGACGGCCTCACCGTGGACGCGGACGGCTGCGTGTGGGTGGCCCTGTGGGACGGGGGAGCGGTGCGCCGCTACACCCCGGAGGGTGAACTGGACCGGGTGATCGCCCTGCCCACCCCGAGGGTCACCGCGTGCGCCTTCGGCGGCGCCGATCTGACGGACCTGTACGTCACCACGGCCCGCGTCGGCCTGACCGCCCCGCACCCGGTCGCCGGCTCGCTCCTGGTGATCCCGAACGCGGGCAAGGGCCTCCCCCAACCCGCCTTCACCGGCTGA
- a CDS encoding IclR family transcriptional regulator has product MGRLVPAVTRALDILELFLDGDGSLSAPDIVRKLQLPRTTVHELVTTLSARSYIVPVPGQPGRYRLGVRPYQLGSRYAEQLDLAAEGQQVARTVAETCDETVHVAILEGTDVIYIAKVDSTHAVRMVSAAGRRLPAHCTSVGKMLLASLPDAELSARIPDDADLVRMTPNSITEPGALREALTEIRDRGVAVESRESNPDVSCVAAPVRDRTGQVVAALSISVPMIRWTDERRVELEQLAAKGAAQLSELLGYRSVA; this is encoded by the coding sequence GTGGGACGCCTCGTACCTGCCGTGACCCGAGCTCTCGACATTCTCGAGCTCTTCCTCGACGGGGACGGTTCGCTCTCCGCCCCCGACATCGTGCGCAAGCTCCAGCTTCCGCGCACCACCGTGCACGAGCTGGTGACCACGCTCTCCGCGCGGTCGTACATCGTGCCCGTCCCCGGACAACCCGGACGGTACCGCCTCGGAGTGCGTCCGTACCAGCTCGGCAGCCGCTACGCCGAGCAGCTCGACCTCGCCGCCGAGGGTCAGCAGGTCGCCCGCACCGTCGCCGAAACGTGTGACGAGACGGTCCACGTGGCGATCCTGGAGGGCACCGACGTCATCTACATCGCCAAGGTGGACTCCACGCACGCGGTCCGGATGGTGTCGGCCGCGGGCCGGCGGCTCCCGGCCCACTGCACCTCCGTCGGCAAGATGCTGCTGGCCTCGCTGCCCGACGCGGAACTGAGCGCACGCATCCCCGACGACGCCGACCTCGTGCGGATGACCCCGAACAGCATCACCGAGCCCGGTGCGCTGCGCGAGGCGCTGACCGAGATCCGGGATCGGGGCGTCGCGGTCGAGAGCCGCGAGTCCAACCCGGACGTCAGCTGTGTGGCGGCGCCGGTGCGCGACCGCACGGGACAGGTGGTGGCCGCGCTCTCCATCTCCGTGCCCATGATCCGCTGGACGGACGAGCGCCGCGTGGAGCTGGAGCAGCTCGCCGCGAAGGGCGCGGCCCAACTGTCCGAACTGCTGGGATACCGGAGCGTGGCATGA